The following coding sequences are from one Stigmatopora nigra isolate UIUO_SnigA chromosome 10, RoL_Snig_1.1, whole genome shotgun sequence window:
- the psmf1 gene encoding proteasome inhibitor PI31 subunit isoform X1, whose amino-acid sequence MAGLELLYSCCGDSISCPQDAVVSFVHWEVVKSGYKCIGSGDETRSSDKKSELLPAGWSGNKVEYALRYASEMGDAQLLLKALLVDSALVFNLMNRSTQQSSDVIVNLNEHVDAAHLSTFDRVFKDAGSLAAAIRSQLLPSRDKRTQAERSERARRRDDDDDVGNDHDPLRIPDRHPRHATQPHWPDPMGPPFSVGGSDLDPLGSVTGGGMMADPLRMGYPRSGLEPSGGIPDILPPGAVPPGARFDPYGPIGRRRPGPDPDHLPPPGFDDMFM is encoded by the exons GGGAGGTCGTCAAAAGTGGATACAAGTGCATCGGTTCCGGCGATGAG ACTCGGAGCAGCGACAAAAAATCTGAACTCCTGCCGGCGGGCTGGAGCGGCAACAAGGTGGAGTACGCCCTGAGGTACGCCTCGGAGATGGGCGACGCTCAACTGCTGCTCAAAGCGCTTCTGGTGGACTCGGCGTTGGTCTTCAACCTCATG AATCGCAGCACGCAGCAGAGCTCGGACGTGATCGTCAACCTCAACGAGCACGTGGACGCCGCCCACTTGAGCACCTTTGACAG AGTGTTCAAAGACGCGGGCAGCCTGGCGGCGGCCATCCGCTCTCAACTACTGCCGTCACGGGACAAACGCACGCAAGCGGAGCGAAGTGAGCGGGCGCGCCGgcgggacgacgacgacgatgtcGGCAACGACCACGACCCTTTGCGCATTCCCGACAGGCACCCTAGACACGCCACTCAGCCGCATTG GCCCGACCCCATGGGACCGCCGTTCTCGGTGGGAGGCTCCGATCTAGATCCGTTGGG ATCGGTGACGGGCGGCGGCATGATGGCGGACCCCCTGCGAATGGGCTACCCCCGTTCGGGCTTGGAGCCGTCGGGCGGCATTCCGGACATCCTGCCCCCCGGCGCCGTGCCGCCCGGGGCCCGGTTCGACCCCTATGGACCAATCGGGCGGCGCCGTCCTGG GCCCGACCCGGACCACCTGCCTCCCCCGGGCTTCGACGACATGTTCATGTAG
- the psmf1 gene encoding proteasome inhibitor PI31 subunit isoform X2, protein MCGERKDAVVSFVHWEVVKSGYKCIGSGDETRSSDKKSELLPAGWSGNKVEYALRYASEMGDAQLLLKALLVDSALVFNLMNRSTQQSSDVIVNLNEHVDAAHLSTFDRVFKDAGSLAAAIRSQLLPSRDKRTQAERSERARRRDDDDDVGNDHDPLRIPDRHPRHATQPHWPDPMGPPFSVGGSDLDPLGSVTGGGMMADPLRMGYPRSGLEPSGGIPDILPPGAVPPGARFDPYGPIGRRRPGPDPDHLPPPGFDDMFM, encoded by the exons GGGAGGTCGTCAAAAGTGGATACAAGTGCATCGGTTCCGGCGATGAG ACTCGGAGCAGCGACAAAAAATCTGAACTCCTGCCGGCGGGCTGGAGCGGCAACAAGGTGGAGTACGCCCTGAGGTACGCCTCGGAGATGGGCGACGCTCAACTGCTGCTCAAAGCGCTTCTGGTGGACTCGGCGTTGGTCTTCAACCTCATG AATCGCAGCACGCAGCAGAGCTCGGACGTGATCGTCAACCTCAACGAGCACGTGGACGCCGCCCACTTGAGCACCTTTGACAG AGTGTTCAAAGACGCGGGCAGCCTGGCGGCGGCCATCCGCTCTCAACTACTGCCGTCACGGGACAAACGCACGCAAGCGGAGCGAAGTGAGCGGGCGCGCCGgcgggacgacgacgacgatgtcGGCAACGACCACGACCCTTTGCGCATTCCCGACAGGCACCCTAGACACGCCACTCAGCCGCATTG GCCCGACCCCATGGGACCGCCGTTCTCGGTGGGAGGCTCCGATCTAGATCCGTTGGG ATCGGTGACGGGCGGCGGCATGATGGCGGACCCCCTGCGAATGGGCTACCCCCGTTCGGGCTTGGAGCCGTCGGGCGGCATTCCGGACATCCTGCCCCCCGGCGCCGTGCCGCCCGGGGCCCGGTTCGACCCCTATGGACCAATCGGGCGGCGCCGTCCTGG GCCCGACCCGGACCACCTGCCTCCCCCGGGCTTCGACGACATGTTCATGTAG
- the psmf1 gene encoding proteasome inhibitor PI31 subunit isoform X3, whose protein sequence is MGDAQLLLKALLVDSALVFNLMNRSTQQSSDVIVNLNEHVDAAHLSTFDRVFKDAGSLAAAIRSQLLPSRDKRTQAERSERARRRDDDDDVGNDHDPLRIPDRHPRHATQPHWPDPMGPPFSVGGSDLDPLGSVTGGGMMADPLRMGYPRSGLEPSGGIPDILPPGAVPPGARFDPYGPIGRRRPGPDPDHLPPPGFDDMFM, encoded by the exons ATGGGCGACGCTCAACTGCTGCTCAAAGCGCTTCTGGTGGACTCGGCGTTGGTCTTCAACCTCATG AATCGCAGCACGCAGCAGAGCTCGGACGTGATCGTCAACCTCAACGAGCACGTGGACGCCGCCCACTTGAGCACCTTTGACAG AGTGTTCAAAGACGCGGGCAGCCTGGCGGCGGCCATCCGCTCTCAACTACTGCCGTCACGGGACAAACGCACGCAAGCGGAGCGAAGTGAGCGGGCGCGCCGgcgggacgacgacgacgatgtcGGCAACGACCACGACCCTTTGCGCATTCCCGACAGGCACCCTAGACACGCCACTCAGCCGCATTG GCCCGACCCCATGGGACCGCCGTTCTCGGTGGGAGGCTCCGATCTAGATCCGTTGGG ATCGGTGACGGGCGGCGGCATGATGGCGGACCCCCTGCGAATGGGCTACCCCCGTTCGGGCTTGGAGCCGTCGGGCGGCATTCCGGACATCCTGCCCCCCGGCGCCGTGCCGCCCGGGGCCCGGTTCGACCCCTATGGACCAATCGGGCGGCGCCGTCCTGG GCCCGACCCGGACCACCTGCCTCCCCCGGGCTTCGACGACATGTTCATGTAG
- the tmem74b gene encoding transmembrane protein 74B, whose amino-acid sequence MSLSPDDADDAGYRPDSAHEEPYEDEDGRRWSDRGLALAVVLLLSGVALVLAAYAVPREARVDRDTVPARQMERLELYYAQLASRLDRCIVAGLGLLTLGGTFLSALLLASVRRGGGSGAALLLLGRRRRFRPPFVRPKRTYGSVGMRMKQLAAGEEEEEEAPPDE is encoded by the exons ATGTCTTTGTCGCCGGATGACGCCGACGATGCCGGCTACCGGCCCGACTCCGCCCACGAG GAGCCGTATGAGGACGAGGACGGCCGGCGCTGGTCCGACCGCGGCCTGGCGTTGGCCGTGGTCCTGTTGCTGAGCGGCGTGGCCTTAGTGCTGGCAGCCTACGCCGTCCCGCGGGAGGCCCGCGTGGACCGCGACACCGTGCCGGCTCGCCAGATGGAGCGTCTGGAGCTTTACTACGCCCAGTTGGCTTCGCGCTTGGACCGCTGCATCGTCGCCGGCCTGGGCCTGCTCACCCTAGGCGGGACTTTTCTCTCCGCCCTCCTCCTGGCGTCCGTCCGGCGGGGAGGCGGCAGCGGAGCggctctcctcctcctcggtCGCCGACGACGCTTCCGGCCGCCTTTCGTCCGGCCCAAAAGGACGTACGGCTCCGTGGGGATGAGGATGAAGCAGCTCGCCGccggagaggaggaggaggaggaagcgcCGCCGGACGAGTGA
- the LOC144202697 gene encoding potassium voltage-gated channel subfamily KQT member 2-like isoform X1 → MVQKSRNGGVFPGAQADQKKLKVGFVGLEAGGTDSSRDGALLIAAEEGPRRQRSSVSGAKKPPKRNALYRRLQNFLYNVLERPRGWAFVYHAYVFLLVFSCLVLSVFSTIREYEKSSEDALYILEVVTIVVFGVEYMVRIWAAGCCCRYRGWRGRLKFARKPFCVIDIMVLIASISVLAAGTQGNVFATSAIRSLRFLQILRMIRMDRRGGTWKLLGSVVYAHSKELITAWYIGFLCLILASFLVYLAEKEDNEQFETYADALWWGLITLTTIGYGDKFPITWNGRLLAATFTLIGVSFFALPAGILGSGFALKVQEQHRQKHFEKRRNPAAGLIQAAWRVYATNLSRSDLTSTWDYYERTVSVPMYRLIPPLNQLDLLRNLKSKSGLSFRKDVQQDSSPSQKVSLKERVFSSPRSSGTKGKGSPQHAVPPAPQAPRRSPSLDPSLEDSPGKVPKSWSFGERGRSRQAFRIRGAASRQNSEVLIEMQDEEFRQKSSPDASLPGDDAADDNKSCHCEFVSQDLTPGIKVTIRAVCIMRFMVSKRKFKESLRPYDVMDVIEQYSAGHLDMLARIKNLQCRVDQIVGRGTTVADKERPKGGGGGAGVGEELPEDPSMMGRLGKVEKQVVSMERKLDFLVNIYIQRMGIPQTETDAYFGSKEAEPAPPYHSPLDQPEKNQSVVHKMIPAALPGDNLEDGSGVGDFAPKMIRSSSSAAPQSRRAVTCPPSTSWQPISSQQLLHQPPATTPSPAGDGSLVRLPPPPAGGNRRRGERDAPERRGEEGGGLRREEGARPEDERPPASTPSGSCHGAARSPSIPSADRDEAERSSGGFSVSHSRENVDFLDGAFYAAADSGGAPRPAALRPYIAQAESDSDSPSPHLDRVWPGSE, encoded by the exons ATGGTGCAGAAATCCAGGAACGGCGGCGTGTTTCCCGGAGCGCAGGCCGACCAGAAGAAGCTGAAAGTCGGCTTCGTCGGGCTCGAAGCCGGCGGGACGGACTCGAGCAGGGACGGAGCGCTCCTCAtcgcag CCGAAGAAGGTCCCCGTCGTCAGCGCAGCAGCGTGTCGGGGGCCAAGAAGCCCCCCAAGAGGAACGCCCTCTACAGGCGGCTGCAGAACTTCCTCTACAATGTCCTGGAGAGGCCCAGGGGTTGGGCCTTTGTCTACCACGCCTACGT GTTCCTGCTGGTCTTCTCCTGCCTGGTCCTCTCCGTCTTCTCCACCATCCGCGAATACGAGAAGAGCTCGGAGGACGCCCTCTACATCCTG GAAGTGGTGACCATCGTGGTGTTCGGCGTGGAGTACATGGTTCGAATCTGGGCGGCGGGCTGCTGCTGCCGCTACCGGGGATGGCGAGGACGCCTAAAGTTCGCCCGCAAGCCCTTTTGCGTCATCG ACATCATGGTCCTGATCGCGTCCATCTCGGTGTTGGCGGCCGGCACGCAGGGCAACGTTTTTGCCACGTCGGCCATCCGCTCGCTGCGCTTCCTCCAGATTCTGCGCATGATCCGCATGGACCGGCGGGGGGGGACCTGGAAGCTGCTGGGCTCCGTCGTCTACGCCCACAGCAAG GAACTGATCACGGCGTGGTACATCGGCTTCCTGTGCCTGATCCTGGCCAGCTTCCTGGTCTACCTGGCCGAGAAGGAGGACAACGAGCAGTTTGAGACTTACGCCGACGCCCTCTGGTGGGGACTG ATCACGCTGACCACCATCGGCTACGGGGACAAGTTCCCCATCACGTGGAACGGTCGCCTGCTGGCGGCCACCTTCACGCTCATCGGCGTGTCCTTCTTTGCGCTGCCCGCC GGTATCCTGGGTTCCGGTTTTGCCCTGAAGGTCCAGGAGCAGCAccgacaaaaacattttgagaaaagACGAAACCCGGCCGCCGGGCTCATTCAG GCCGCCTGGAGGGTCTACGCCACCAATCTCAGTCGATCCGACCTGACGTCCACGTGGGACTACTACGAGAGGACCGTCTCCGTCCCCATGTACAG GTTAATTCCGCCCCTGAACCAGTTGGACCTGCTGAGGAACCTCAAGAGCAAATCTGGACTCTCGTTCAG GAAGGACGTCCAGCAAGACTCGTCTCCGAG TCAGAAGGTGAGTCTGAAGGAGCGAGTCTTCTCATCTCCCCGCAGTTCCGGCACCAAAGGCAAAGGTTCTCCTCAACACG CGGTCCCGCCGGCCCCCCAGGCCCCGCGGCGCTCCCCCAGCTTAGACCCCAGTCTGGAGGACAGTCCCGGCAAGGTCCCCAAGAGTTGGAGCTTCGGAGAGCGCGGCAGGAGCCGGCAGGCCTTCAGGATCCGGGGGGCCGCGTCGCGTCAGAACTCGGAAG TACTGATCGAGATGCAGGACGAAGAGTTCCGACAGAAGAGTTCGCCAG ACGCCAGCTTGCCGGGAGACGACGCGGCGGACGACAACAAGAGCTGCCACTGCGAGTTCGTCTCGCAGGATTTGACCCCCGGGATCAAGGTGACCATCCGTGCCGTCTG TATCATGCGCTTCATGGTGTCCAAGAGGAAGTTCAAGGAGAGTCTCCGCCCCTACGACGTCATGGACGTGATCGAGCAGTACTCGGCGGGACACCTGGACATGCTGGCGCGGATCAAGAACCTTCAGTGCAG ggTGGACCAGATTGTGGGCAGAGGAACGACCGTGGCGGATAAAGAGCGACCcaaaggcggcggcggcggcgccggagTCGGCGAGGAGCTTCCCGAGGACCCCAGCATGATGGGACGCCTGGGCAAGGTGGAGAAGCAG GTGGTGTCCATGGAGAGAAAGCTGGACTTCCTGGTCAACATCTACATCCAGCGGATGGGAATTCCTCAGACGGAGACGGACGCCTACTTTGGATCCAAGGAAGCCGAGCCGGCTCCGCCCTACCACAGTCCGCTGGATCAGCCGGAGAAGAACCAGTCGGTGGTCCACAAGATGATCCCGGC GGCCTTACCAGGGGACAACTTGGAAGACGGCAGTGGTGTTGGCGACTTTGCCCCCAAGATGATCCGTTCCAGCAGTTCGGCGGCCCCCCAGAGCCGGCGGGCGGTCACCTGCCCCCCCTCCACCTCCTGGCAGCCCATCAGCTCTCAGCAGCTCCTCCATCAGCCCCCGGCGACCACCCCGAGTCCGGCGGGGGACGGCTCCCTGGTCCGTCTCCCGCCCCCCCCGGCCGGCGGGAATCGCCGGCGCGGGGAGCGGGACGCTCCCGAGAGGCGTGGCGAGGAAGGAGGCGGACTCAGGCGGGAAGAAGGCGCCCGGCCCGAGGACGAGCGCCCCCCGGCGTCCACCCCGTCGGGAAGTTGCCACGGAGCGGCGCGCTCGCCGTCCATCCCGTCGGCGGACCGCGACGAAGCGGAGCGCTCCTCGGGCGGCTTCTCCGTCTCGCATTCCAGGGAGAACGTGGACTTCCTCGACGGCGCCTTCTACGCCGCCGCCGACTCCGGGGGGGCTCCCCGGCCCGCCGCCCTCAGGCCGTACATCGCCCAGGCCGAGTCGGACTCGGACTCGCCTTCGCCGCACCTGGACCGCGTCTGGCCCGGAAGCGAGTAG
- the LOC144202697 gene encoding potassium voltage-gated channel subfamily KQT member 2-like isoform X2: protein MVQKSRNGGVFPGAQADQKKLKVGFVGLEAGGTDSSRDGALLIAAEEGPRRQRSSVSGAKKPPKRNALYRRLQNFLYNVLERPRGWAFVYHAYVFLLVFSCLVLSVFSTIREYEKSSEDALYILEVVTIVVFGVEYMVRIWAAGCCCRYRGWRGRLKFARKPFCVIDIMVLIASISVLAAGTQGNVFATSAIRSLRFLQILRMIRMDRRGGTWKLLGSVVYAHSKELITAWYIGFLCLILASFLVYLAEKEDNEQFETYADALWWGLITLTTIGYGDKFPITWNGRLLAATFTLIGVSFFALPAGILGSGFALKVQEQHRQKHFEKRRNPAAGLIQAAWRVYATNLSRSDLTSTWDYYERTVSVPMYRLIPPLNQLDLLRNLKSKSGLSFRKDVQQDSSPSQKVSLKERVFSSPRSSGTKGKGSPQHAVPPAPQAPRRSPSLDPSLEDSPGKVPKSWSFGERGRSRQAFRIRGAASRQNSEVLIEMQDEEFRQKSSPDASLPGDDAADDNKSCHCEFVSQDLTPGIKVTIRAVWNKVTVACFGKKRTHAK, encoded by the exons ATGGTGCAGAAATCCAGGAACGGCGGCGTGTTTCCCGGAGCGCAGGCCGACCAGAAGAAGCTGAAAGTCGGCTTCGTCGGGCTCGAAGCCGGCGGGACGGACTCGAGCAGGGACGGAGCGCTCCTCAtcgcag CCGAAGAAGGTCCCCGTCGTCAGCGCAGCAGCGTGTCGGGGGCCAAGAAGCCCCCCAAGAGGAACGCCCTCTACAGGCGGCTGCAGAACTTCCTCTACAATGTCCTGGAGAGGCCCAGGGGTTGGGCCTTTGTCTACCACGCCTACGT GTTCCTGCTGGTCTTCTCCTGCCTGGTCCTCTCCGTCTTCTCCACCATCCGCGAATACGAGAAGAGCTCGGAGGACGCCCTCTACATCCTG GAAGTGGTGACCATCGTGGTGTTCGGCGTGGAGTACATGGTTCGAATCTGGGCGGCGGGCTGCTGCTGCCGCTACCGGGGATGGCGAGGACGCCTAAAGTTCGCCCGCAAGCCCTTTTGCGTCATCG ACATCATGGTCCTGATCGCGTCCATCTCGGTGTTGGCGGCCGGCACGCAGGGCAACGTTTTTGCCACGTCGGCCATCCGCTCGCTGCGCTTCCTCCAGATTCTGCGCATGATCCGCATGGACCGGCGGGGGGGGACCTGGAAGCTGCTGGGCTCCGTCGTCTACGCCCACAGCAAG GAACTGATCACGGCGTGGTACATCGGCTTCCTGTGCCTGATCCTGGCCAGCTTCCTGGTCTACCTGGCCGAGAAGGAGGACAACGAGCAGTTTGAGACTTACGCCGACGCCCTCTGGTGGGGACTG ATCACGCTGACCACCATCGGCTACGGGGACAAGTTCCCCATCACGTGGAACGGTCGCCTGCTGGCGGCCACCTTCACGCTCATCGGCGTGTCCTTCTTTGCGCTGCCCGCC GGTATCCTGGGTTCCGGTTTTGCCCTGAAGGTCCAGGAGCAGCAccgacaaaaacattttgagaaaagACGAAACCCGGCCGCCGGGCTCATTCAG GCCGCCTGGAGGGTCTACGCCACCAATCTCAGTCGATCCGACCTGACGTCCACGTGGGACTACTACGAGAGGACCGTCTCCGTCCCCATGTACAG GTTAATTCCGCCCCTGAACCAGTTGGACCTGCTGAGGAACCTCAAGAGCAAATCTGGACTCTCGTTCAG GAAGGACGTCCAGCAAGACTCGTCTCCGAG TCAGAAGGTGAGTCTGAAGGAGCGAGTCTTCTCATCTCCCCGCAGTTCCGGCACCAAAGGCAAAGGTTCTCCTCAACACG CGGTCCCGCCGGCCCCCCAGGCCCCGCGGCGCTCCCCCAGCTTAGACCCCAGTCTGGAGGACAGTCCCGGCAAGGTCCCCAAGAGTTGGAGCTTCGGAGAGCGCGGCAGGAGCCGGCAGGCCTTCAGGATCCGGGGGGCCGCGTCGCGTCAGAACTCGGAAG TACTGATCGAGATGCAGGACGAAGAGTTCCGACAGAAGAGTTCGCCAG ACGCCAGCTTGCCGGGAGACGACGCGGCGGACGACAACAAGAGCTGCCACTGCGAGTTCGTCTCGCAGGATTTGACCCCCGGGATCAAGGTGACCATCCGTGCCGTCTG GAACAAGGTCACCGTGGCTTGTTTTGGTAAGAAACGGACGCACGCCAAATAG
- the LOC144202697 gene encoding potassium voltage-gated channel subfamily KQT member 2-like isoform X3 has protein sequence MVQKSRNGGVFPGAQADQKKLKVGFVGLEAGGTDSSRDGALLIAAEEGPRRQRSSVSGAKKPPKRNALYRRLQNFLYNVLERPRGWAFVYHAYVFLLVFSCLVLSVFSTIREYEKSSEDALYILEVVTIVVFGVEYMVRIWAAGCCCRYRGWRGRLKFARKPFCVIDIMVLIASISVLAAGTQGNVFATSAIRSLRFLQILRMIRMDRRGGTWKLLGSVVYAHSKELITAWYIGFLCLILASFLVYLAEKEDNEQFETYADALWWGLITLTTIGYGDKFPITWNGRLLAATFTLIGVSFFALPAGILGSGFALKVQEQHRQKHFEKRRNPAAGLIQAAWRVYATNLSRSDLTSTWDYYERTVSVPMYRLIPPLNQLDLLRNLKSKSGLSFRKDVQQDSSPSQKVSLKERVFSSPRSSGTKGKGSPQHAVPPAPQAPRRSPSLDPSLEDSPGKVPKSWSFGERGRSRQAFRIRGAASRQNSEVLIEMQDEEFRQKSSPDASLPGDDAADDNKSCHCEFVSQDLTPGIKVTIRAVWNKVTVACFGR, from the exons ATGGTGCAGAAATCCAGGAACGGCGGCGTGTTTCCCGGAGCGCAGGCCGACCAGAAGAAGCTGAAAGTCGGCTTCGTCGGGCTCGAAGCCGGCGGGACGGACTCGAGCAGGGACGGAGCGCTCCTCAtcgcag CCGAAGAAGGTCCCCGTCGTCAGCGCAGCAGCGTGTCGGGGGCCAAGAAGCCCCCCAAGAGGAACGCCCTCTACAGGCGGCTGCAGAACTTCCTCTACAATGTCCTGGAGAGGCCCAGGGGTTGGGCCTTTGTCTACCACGCCTACGT GTTCCTGCTGGTCTTCTCCTGCCTGGTCCTCTCCGTCTTCTCCACCATCCGCGAATACGAGAAGAGCTCGGAGGACGCCCTCTACATCCTG GAAGTGGTGACCATCGTGGTGTTCGGCGTGGAGTACATGGTTCGAATCTGGGCGGCGGGCTGCTGCTGCCGCTACCGGGGATGGCGAGGACGCCTAAAGTTCGCCCGCAAGCCCTTTTGCGTCATCG ACATCATGGTCCTGATCGCGTCCATCTCGGTGTTGGCGGCCGGCACGCAGGGCAACGTTTTTGCCACGTCGGCCATCCGCTCGCTGCGCTTCCTCCAGATTCTGCGCATGATCCGCATGGACCGGCGGGGGGGGACCTGGAAGCTGCTGGGCTCCGTCGTCTACGCCCACAGCAAG GAACTGATCACGGCGTGGTACATCGGCTTCCTGTGCCTGATCCTGGCCAGCTTCCTGGTCTACCTGGCCGAGAAGGAGGACAACGAGCAGTTTGAGACTTACGCCGACGCCCTCTGGTGGGGACTG ATCACGCTGACCACCATCGGCTACGGGGACAAGTTCCCCATCACGTGGAACGGTCGCCTGCTGGCGGCCACCTTCACGCTCATCGGCGTGTCCTTCTTTGCGCTGCCCGCC GGTATCCTGGGTTCCGGTTTTGCCCTGAAGGTCCAGGAGCAGCAccgacaaaaacattttgagaaaagACGAAACCCGGCCGCCGGGCTCATTCAG GCCGCCTGGAGGGTCTACGCCACCAATCTCAGTCGATCCGACCTGACGTCCACGTGGGACTACTACGAGAGGACCGTCTCCGTCCCCATGTACAG GTTAATTCCGCCCCTGAACCAGTTGGACCTGCTGAGGAACCTCAAGAGCAAATCTGGACTCTCGTTCAG GAAGGACGTCCAGCAAGACTCGTCTCCGAG TCAGAAGGTGAGTCTGAAGGAGCGAGTCTTCTCATCTCCCCGCAGTTCCGGCACCAAAGGCAAAGGTTCTCCTCAACACG CGGTCCCGCCGGCCCCCCAGGCCCCGCGGCGCTCCCCCAGCTTAGACCCCAGTCTGGAGGACAGTCCCGGCAAGGTCCCCAAGAGTTGGAGCTTCGGAGAGCGCGGCAGGAGCCGGCAGGCCTTCAGGATCCGGGGGGCCGCGTCGCGTCAGAACTCGGAAG TACTGATCGAGATGCAGGACGAAGAGTTCCGACAGAAGAGTTCGCCAG ACGCCAGCTTGCCGGGAGACGACGCGGCGGACGACAACAAGAGCTGCCACTGCGAGTTCGTCTCGCAGGATTTGACCCCCGGGATCAAGGTGACCATCCGTGCCGTCTG GAACAAGGTCACCGTGGCTTGTTTTG GTCGCtga
- the LOC144202697 gene encoding potassium voltage-gated channel subfamily KQT member 2-like isoform X4, with protein sequence MVQKSRNGGVFPGAQADQKKLKVGFVGLEAGGTDSSRDGALLIAAEEGPRRQRSSVSGAKKPPKRNALYRRLQNFLYNVLERPRGWAFVYHAYVFLLVFSCLVLSVFSTIREYEKSSEDALYILEVVTIVVFGVEYMVRIWAAGCCCRYRGWRGRLKFARKPFCVIDIMVLIASISVLAAGTQGNVFATSAIRSLRFLQILRMIRMDRRGGTWKLLGSVVYAHSKELITAWYIGFLCLILASFLVYLAEKEDNEQFETYADALWWGLITLTTIGYGDKFPITWNGRLLAATFTLIGVSFFALPAGILGSGFALKVQEQHRQKHFEKRRNPAAGLIQAAWRVYATNLSRSDLTSTWDYYERTVSVPMYR encoded by the exons ATGGTGCAGAAATCCAGGAACGGCGGCGTGTTTCCCGGAGCGCAGGCCGACCAGAAGAAGCTGAAAGTCGGCTTCGTCGGGCTCGAAGCCGGCGGGACGGACTCGAGCAGGGACGGAGCGCTCCTCAtcgcag CCGAAGAAGGTCCCCGTCGTCAGCGCAGCAGCGTGTCGGGGGCCAAGAAGCCCCCCAAGAGGAACGCCCTCTACAGGCGGCTGCAGAACTTCCTCTACAATGTCCTGGAGAGGCCCAGGGGTTGGGCCTTTGTCTACCACGCCTACGT GTTCCTGCTGGTCTTCTCCTGCCTGGTCCTCTCCGTCTTCTCCACCATCCGCGAATACGAGAAGAGCTCGGAGGACGCCCTCTACATCCTG GAAGTGGTGACCATCGTGGTGTTCGGCGTGGAGTACATGGTTCGAATCTGGGCGGCGGGCTGCTGCTGCCGCTACCGGGGATGGCGAGGACGCCTAAAGTTCGCCCGCAAGCCCTTTTGCGTCATCG ACATCATGGTCCTGATCGCGTCCATCTCGGTGTTGGCGGCCGGCACGCAGGGCAACGTTTTTGCCACGTCGGCCATCCGCTCGCTGCGCTTCCTCCAGATTCTGCGCATGATCCGCATGGACCGGCGGGGGGGGACCTGGAAGCTGCTGGGCTCCGTCGTCTACGCCCACAGCAAG GAACTGATCACGGCGTGGTACATCGGCTTCCTGTGCCTGATCCTGGCCAGCTTCCTGGTCTACCTGGCCGAGAAGGAGGACAACGAGCAGTTTGAGACTTACGCCGACGCCCTCTGGTGGGGACTG ATCACGCTGACCACCATCGGCTACGGGGACAAGTTCCCCATCACGTGGAACGGTCGCCTGCTGGCGGCCACCTTCACGCTCATCGGCGTGTCCTTCTTTGCGCTGCCCGCC GGTATCCTGGGTTCCGGTTTTGCCCTGAAGGTCCAGGAGCAGCAccgacaaaaacattttgagaaaagACGAAACCCGGCCGCCGGGCTCATTCAG GCCGCCTGGAGGGTCTACGCCACCAATCTCAGTCGATCCGACCTGACGTCCACGTGGGACTACTACGAGAGGACCGTCTCCGTCCCCATGTACAGGTAG